The DNA segment ggtggatactatgtatctgatgtaacattaaaacgattcttgtattgcactttatattaccttttgtaggttgcattctaatgTATTACaacatcttctatttacattttAAATGGTAGTAACCCTggcaggtattgattccgcactaaagtagccttctatcctcatatgtttatgaccgatgctaaatgtcaatcaaacatgcgaattttaggttttccatgaaatctatttggaagaagaggcttgatagtactaccgtaagtacataatatacagtcccagcagtagcggttaaactatagaagagtcgagtattatccatgcataccaggcgtaaaaaagcgttcatccagttactaaacaggtgccaggccaacaagaatccgatccgtgtattccgtacagactaacattaagaaggcgactaccaaagtgaatgtcatgatattcgtacagcttgtatacaaatgttggtttttcaaatatacgctggataccactatacttaatgcagagcatagttaagatgataactattgtggatatagaaccaattgaacaccatgtattaatataacaaagataatcagggtaatctggtatccttcttggcataacgttgaaaccaagtatatgcatagggatgaaaattaataagatactacctaaaagactacaaaccagatgcttaaatatggagaagcaccggtatttacatggaatagatttacagtatctccgaacatatctctgctatagaagataaagccacatatagtagctagtactgcaccaagagataatacgaaatggaaatgagctacaatatagtatgtatcatgtagggcaatatccataccagcgttacccataactacacctgtagtaccacctagagtaaacaataggataaaactaagagcagcccatagatctacagttcttgtagttgtatggctagccatataggtacctaaccagttgaaaatcttagtaccggtaggaattgcaatcataatagtcatagcagagaaataagctctggtatctacctctagaccgactgtcatcatatgatgtgcccatactaaggaacctagaatagaaatacaacccatagctaagatcatagattgtccaccgaagacagatctagcagcatacatagataatgtctgcgagactacaccaaaagcaggtaaaattagaatgtatacctctggatgtccgaagaaccagaatagatgttgataaagtacactatcaccagaatacatagaatcataaaattcagtgtttacgtgtagatcaagaaggatcataactaatccaccagtaagaataggtagagtgaagactaacataagggcagtaaatatgatagcccagatatatagaatatagttcttagcaccagcattagaacccatgaagacgcaagtaccaaggaagttaatagaacttaaaatactactaattcctagtactgcaagacctccgataatccaatcagttgcctctggatttaacaccatcaagctagtacttagtggaggatacattgtccaaccaagaccactaccaaactcggaacaaatactttgagttaacaacacagaacctaatggtactagaaaataggagatcgcgttagttcttgggaaaacgacttccgaaccaccaatatatattggtacaaagaagttaccatatcctccgtacaaagcaggcattaagaacataaagatcatagctaggccatgtatcgttattatcacattataagtagctatcgtctctgtacaaatgatccgcgatccagaactgtataactcaaatcgaataaacaaagacattatagttcctagaatactgaagatgactccggttatgagatacagacaaccaagttctttatgattgcagtacaccaccaccccactggactgcttaagacagctaaaagtgttggatttcaatatcctactacattaagattattccacatcggttatgttctaggcgtaatatatggattcttgttctcactcatcttaacagcgagagaaaactactactcagatgctagtctaatcagtagcatcgtacttggagttatcatctctgagacaggattatttatcagctttttctggggagtatatactacgagttggactactggtttagatcttgaaggtctttgtttaccgatccaagttctcttgtgcttttcatgaccatcatgttaagtgcattagcagagcatagttaagatgataactattgtggatatagaaccaattgaacaccatgtattaatataacaaagataatcagggtaatctggtatccttcttggcataacgttgtgtagttatatgaagcgtacattccttaatatctggaacaatagattatggttaggtagtggaacaaggagagcgtctgttgtacatcaacactagatactgctaataccactgtagaggtatagtatataatccctgcccggtgcagtaaaatgtaaacggcggctgtattatgacggtccaaaggtaggtaaatccttgtcgggtaattatcgtcgtgcgtgaaagttggtccgactcttcacatgtcgtttatctaaaactttcttaaatagaattatctttgaatatgaggatccagatggcccgacggttagaccctgagcacctttacatcccttaaatcatatacaggatcaaatcttccttgagcgactcgacaggcactagagatagcgtgaaagctcttttgatttccatgaacggagttacatattagattctcttcgctcccatggtatttagtaagttaacattgaaacgtatccagtgtaaagtttgaacgtaatccagctttaccttctatgttgttatgttaaccaaataagtttcatcgttgttgatatttcattgacatgttgataacataaatactaacaaaccaccggttttggatgggattacttttaacaccgcataatatgctaaaaagtaccattcaggtacgatatgaagcggagttacaaaccggttcactggtatggagttatctgggtgcgataattcaatcaaaccaaaagccgtttgtaagaaaattaaaccaattagataggatagacatttagcatcggtcattaacatatgaggatagaaggctactttaagtgcggaatcaatacctgcagggttactagaaccatttaaatgtaaatagaagatgtgtaatacaattagaatgtatacctctggatgtccgaagaaccagaatagatgttgataaagtacactatcaccagaatacatagaatcataaaattcagtgtttacgtgtagatcaagaaggatcataactaatccaccagtaagaataggtagagtgaagactaacataagggcagtaaatatgatagcccagatatatagaatatagttcttagcaccagcattagaacccatgaagacgcaagtaccaaggaagttaatagaacttaaaatactactaattcctagtactgcaagacctccgataatccaatcagttgcctctggatttaacaccatcaagctagtacttagtggaggatacattgtccaaccaagaccactaccaaactcggaacaaatactttgagttaacaacacagaacctaatggtactagaaaataggagatcgcgttagttcttgggaaaacgacttccgaaccaccaatatatattggtacaaagaagttaccatatcctccgtacaaagcaggcattaagaacataaagatcatagctaggccatgtatcgttattatcacattataagtagctatcgtctctgtacaaatgatccgcgatccagaactgtataactcaaatcgaataaacaaagacattatagttcctagaaatactgaagatgactccggtttatgagatacagacaaccaagttctttatgattgcagtacaccaccaccccactggactgcttaagacagctaaaaagtgttggatttcaatatcacggtaatcatgtttgcttggaagctgtagtcattataactattgatttagtataagcatagaaccaatccgtagtaagatatacgatagtagctaatctaccatataagatataagtcgcttgtggaatagcactaccaataataatcaagaagatcatactgtatacccaaataattacaggtatcactttagcgttccgatatacttctgaagcatcttgtgcatttgctagtgttcaacatctagttagagaggtagcagcaggatgggaatttaggatgttgcatgcaacaactgcttctttcgtcttcttgtgtatcttaatacacatgtctcgaggtatgtataactccagctatagttatttaactactgcttggatgtctggtttagttttatatctacttactatagccactgctttcctcggttatgtactaccatggggacagatgagtttctggggtgctacagtcattactaatctcctttctccaataccatatttagtaccttggttactcggtggatactatgtatctgatgtaacattaaaacgattctttgtattgcactttatattaccttttgtaggttgcattctaattgtattaacacatcttctatttacatttaaatggttctagtaaccctgcaggtattgattccgcacttaaagtagccttctatcctcatatgttaatgaccgatgctaaatgtcaatcaaacattgcgaattttaggttttccatgaaatctatttgaagaagaggcttgatagtactaccgtaagtacataatattacagtcccagcagtagcggttaaactatagaagagtcgagtattatccatgcataccaggcgtaaaaaagcgttcatccagttactaaacaggtgcccaggccaacaagaatccgatccgtgtattccgtacagactaacattaagaaggcgactaccaaagtgaaatgtcatgatattcgtacagcttgtatacaaatgttggtttttcaaatatacgctggataccactatacttaatgcacttaacatgatggtcatgaaaagcacaagagaacttggatccggtaaacaaagaccttcaagatctaaaccagtagtccaactcgtagtatatactccccagaaaaaagctgataaaaatcctgtctcagagatgataactccaagtacgatgctactgattagactagcatctgagtagtagttttctctcgctgttaagatgagtgagaacaagaatccatatattacgcctagaacataaccgatgtggaataatcttaatgtagtaggatattgaaatccaacacttttagctgtcttaagcagtccagtggggtggtggtgtactgcaatcataaagaacttggttgtctgtatctcataaccggagtcatcttcagtattctaggaactataatgtctttgtttattcgatttgagtgaacacataagatcatcgaatttaacggtatgctcctgaaagtaacggtacaagctgtaaacaaaggactccttaacttaaactgaggagtcaagtaggtacaaaccgtacaaggattaattatgtccatctgtgcatctaagttgagactatcggttatatattttagacgctaacttcccggctaaactttgacttattaaaccagcctgggatcataaaagtactatgtatggtaagattgagcgtggactatcgaatgaaacaatgtgctccaacgctagtctaagtctctaacataccttttcctacaactgtacggaacgtaacaaacctccaggcaaagaacttggtattctgttctaattccccgtggtaaacacagtcaacgaatggcggaaggagcattcatatgttatgcagtgtcttaggagagatactctagatttagcattcatctacagctacggtaactgttgtgtttaaatagcggttaacctttccttttccttacgtactcagggcatgcaataccaatcagataacaactgaagctagactccatgttacacttactaaaatgggattcctaggttgatataaaactacctttttttctggggagtatatactacgagttggactactggtttagatcttgaaggtctttgtttaccggatccaagttctcttgtgcttttcatgaccatcatgttaagtgcattaagtatagtggtatccagcgtatatttgaaaaaccaacatttgtatacaagctgtacgaatatcatgacattcactttggtagtcgccttcttaatgttagtctgtacggaatacacggatcggattcttgttggcctggcacctgtttagtaactggatgaacgctttttacgcctggtatgcatggataatactcgactcttctatagtttaaccgctactgcggactgtatattatgtacttacggtagtactatcaagcctcttcttccaaatagatttcatggaaaacctaaaattcgcatgtttgattgacatttagccgctaatatacaatcatccaagatatatttatctatcgcaggttcggtctaatgtcccgttatactatatagatcatGGCTTCttggtactttgagatcatgctaacggcgagaagggaagtgtgtttcaaagaaaagggatgtttagccgggaagttagcgtctaaaatatataaccgatagtctcaacttagatgcacagatggacataattaatccttgtacggtttgtacctacttgactcctcagtttaagcagaactgtagtttctcgggactaaagtcagcataatcaataaaaggtttgttcagcactggttcaccatcaactacctgtttcgacttcgtaccgactgtgttattgtagcacatatcaatcccttaaatagggatattattcccaaacaaccggatcgtgttggctaggtgaactaatcacgtttcataaatacaatcagtgaaagctcttttgatttccatgaacggagttacatattagattctcttcgctccatggtatttagtaagttaacattgaaacgtatccagtgtaaagtttgaacgtaatccagctttaccttctatgttgttatgttaaccaaataagtttcatcgttgttgatatttcattgacatgttgataacataaatactaacaaaccaccggttttggatgggattacttttaacaccgcataatatgctaaaaagtaccattcaggtacgatatgaagcggagttacaaaccggttcactggtatggagttatctgggtgcgataattcaatcaaaccaaaagccgtttgtaagaaaattaaaccaattagataggatagacatttagcatcggtcattaacatatgaggatagaaggctactttaagtgcggaatcaatacctgcagggttactagaaccatttaaatgtaaatagaagat comes from the Besnoitia besnoiti strain Bb-Ger1 chromosome Unknown contig00063, whole genome shotgun sequence genome and includes:
- a CDS encoding uncharacterized protein (encoded by transcript BESB_070140) yields the protein MIAVHHHPTGLLKTAKSVGFQYPTTLRLFHIGYVLGVIYGFLFSLILTARENYYSDASLISSIVLGVIISETGLFISFFWGVYTTSWTTGLDLEGLCLPIQVLLCFS